The genomic stretch aaacctcacctcccatatagaggagattcagaacctgacccttcctgaggagcgagatggaaaatggactcatctgcttccatttattgaaaagcagaacttgtggtctgaatgaagattTCAggaataaagtcagggagagtgagtgcccagtgtgcatttgcaaagcccttgacagctggtggctttgcaagattgtaattgcagtgagtttatggtgagtctctgtacttgctaggcaggggactgagtgctggaagatccaggcagcagcctgaggggcctggtctcaaactgttcatctcaatgcttgactagaaggtctcaggctcaggcctgtttgtcattgtctgtgtgtcttatactctgagacagcaatggtgcatgtatttctcctggttctcacagtgctctctgtttctttatttgtctttctctttctctgactctttacAATTCTCTATattgtgggtgtgtctcagtttgtgagtctgtgtgtgcaaacgtccaaatgcatatggacaacttttatatgtttatatttccctccacacttggaatctagtgGTCTATGTCTTGggctgagtatttacctgtaacactttcatggtgaggtgaatgctttgttctgggagccccactgtcaacagcacagttctttgcctatgtgagcacgtttgcctgtatatttgtattcgttgtgcagattataattttgtgttgatatatggtCTTTTATCAAAACAGGATAAAAGAAATCACAGatttctgggtgtgttggggtgggggagcatggagaggtgtggccaaggctcttgatagcttaactggcttgactgcagatttcttCTTgactgaacaaagggagccagggagccctccatctggatgctgagattctggtgtcctggactcagaaaaacacgtttctgaagctgaagaacatcccaatatgtagaattcagaaggtgtccttccaggactggtgtagtacaggacccaccctgagttcatatattcctaaattctgatgttcattgtattctatcatttggggccaggccctacttcaggccaaatccatattatgaagacctggagagaatggaggaggcggtcatgtcaattctgcacaacttagagatggagaacactgagatccatgagaacagccataagctgaagaaggagatgaccttctctaggtaagtcctggtcagaaaagctatcacctgtggaatggccatttctgatttctttgttctggattggatggtcttcagctctggttctatctcttgtgctgtttacacatcagtgtgccagggtcattaggactcagttttcagttccataaaagactgttcctcatcccaggattgtctaggcatcttcagaaggctctagatagaacagcactgattgaagtcagcaggttattaggctgacctggacctctggggtcataccaggttttacaacactcagtgcgtggaccacatggtgagcatgaccttctcttggttctactgacctcctttgagggtattGGCCCACtgctaattgatgttgcccccatgcattgggctttcatggatagatgtagatctgtgttctttttgagagatgtggacaatAATTGGTGCTTgagccaaacaaacaatttattctcccccgaattaactctttgtggtttgtgcaggaGCATTATATGTatcgagatgtattttattaagtcttcatgggtatctgggtcctggtagagttagtggcactcaggagtgggaatgggagaaaggggcagcaggatcttactatgcagactgtatttccagaaacctgctcagccagatactgatggagaacacatgcaggaagaagttggtcccactgaaacaggagagcaaggaggtacatcttgattgtgcactgaaacagaaatatttggttgacttcaacaagaaagataaagaccagcaacgtccagacccagcatctggtagggacgagcagatatgttagcttaacaatatctgatatcATTTCCCAATTTGATTCATCTTTGCTTTCTCCTATCACCTTTctatttacactcacaaccagccaaccacctcatgtaatggaattgttcattgctctgcctatgcacaagtattctgggaaggtaaacacttttcagaaactgaattattgtgcaagcatattttgctgctctttttgaagctgcagactagaaatggtgacagattaataacacacctcattattgcatatccatgtgatagattggatcctatgcagagttttgaacaagttct from Rattus norvegicus strain BN/NHsdMcwi chromosome 19, GRCr8, whole genome shotgun sequence encodes the following:
- the LOC134483533 gene encoding uncharacterized protein LOC134483533 isoform X3 — translated: MKNRPYFRPNPYYEDLERMEEAVMSILHNLEMENTEIHENSHKLKKEMTFSRNLLSQILMENTCRKKLVPLKQESKEVHLDCALKQKYLVDFNKKDKDQQRPDPASGLRKCKRAGIGHSPVRELPEE
- the LOC134483533 gene encoding disks large homolog 5-like isoform X2, whose translation is MFSCLRGHFGRGNIDCGETRVKESGLSSQSNDGQRQHFWGMCNAGRETSSPGTALSEKQAKKEKERLIKELQLITEERNDLRDRLRFLTERSMKNRPYFRPNPYYEDLERMEEAVMSILHNLEMENTEIHENSHKLKKEMTFSRNLLSQILMENTCRKKLVPLKQESKEVHLDCALKQKYLVDFNKKDKDQQRPDPASEITT